One genomic segment of Streptomyces sp. NBC_00239 includes these proteins:
- a CDS encoding ABC transporter permease, which translates to MARTRRALKAARLTPRDVLHVGSAGLRSRPVRVVLSALGIAIGIATMIAVVGISASSQAQLIRQLDALGTNMLVAKPGEGMFSGEEVKLPKDAVGMVGRIHGVEDVGATGELKHSVRRSEKIPEGETGGIAVKAATEGLLGVLRGGVGTGTWLNAANGRYPSVVLGHVAAERLGITAPGRQVWIDDRYFTVVGILDPLPLAPEIERSALVGWAAAQKLLGFDGHPTAVYERSTDASVRTVQKLLAPTIDPQNPQNVQVGDPSSALQAKAATEGAFSSLLLGLGGIALLVGGVGVANTMIISVLERRHEIGLRRSLGATRGQIRVQFVTESLMLSGLGGLAGVALGGAATGVYAYTGGLPWVVPPWAVAGGFGATLVIGTIAGLYPAVRASRLSPTLALGAA; encoded by the coding sequence ATGGCCCGTACACGCAGGGCACTGAAGGCGGCCCGTCTCACGCCGCGCGATGTCCTCCACGTCGGTTCGGCCGGGCTGCGCAGCCGGCCCGTACGGGTCGTGCTGTCGGCGCTCGGGATCGCCATCGGGATCGCCACGATGATCGCCGTCGTCGGAATCTCCGCGTCCAGCCAGGCGCAGCTGATCCGGCAGCTCGACGCGCTCGGCACGAACATGCTGGTGGCGAAGCCGGGCGAGGGCATGTTCAGCGGGGAGGAGGTCAAACTGCCCAAGGACGCCGTGGGCATGGTGGGCCGGATCCACGGCGTCGAGGACGTCGGCGCCACCGGCGAGCTGAAGCACTCCGTCCGCCGCTCCGAGAAGATCCCCGAGGGCGAGACCGGCGGCATCGCGGTGAAGGCCGCGACAGAGGGACTGCTCGGCGTGCTGCGCGGCGGTGTGGGCACCGGCACGTGGCTGAACGCCGCCAACGGCCGCTACCCGTCCGTCGTCCTCGGCCATGTGGCCGCCGAGCGGCTCGGCATCACCGCGCCCGGCCGGCAGGTCTGGATCGACGACCGGTACTTCACCGTCGTCGGGATCCTCGACCCGCTGCCCCTCGCACCCGAGATCGAACGCTCGGCGCTGGTGGGCTGGGCGGCCGCACAGAAACTGCTGGGCTTCGACGGGCATCCGACGGCGGTGTACGAGCGGTCCACGGACGCGTCCGTGCGCACCGTCCAGAAGCTGCTCGCCCCGACGATCGACCCGCAGAACCCGCAGAACGTCCAGGTCGGCGACCCGTCCTCGGCGCTCCAGGCCAAGGCTGCGACGGAGGGGGCGTTCTCCTCGCTGCTCCTGGGCCTGGGCGGGATCGCCCTGCTGGTGGGCGGGGTCGGCGTCGCCAACACGATGATCATCTCGGTGCTGGAGCGTCGCCACGAGATCGGCCTGCGGCGCTCGCTCGGCGCCACCAGGGGGCAGATCAGGGTCCAGTTCGTCACGGAGTCCCTGATGCTGTCCGGCCTCGGCGGCCTCGCAGGAGTGGCCCTGGGCGGCGCGGCGACGGGCGTGTACGCGTACACGGGCGGTCTGCCGTGGGTCGTACCGCCGTGGGCGGTGGCGGGCGGCTTCGGCGCCACCCTGGTGATCGGCACGATCGCCGGCCTGTACCCGGCGGTCCGCGCCTCCCGCCTGTCCCCGACGCTGGCCCTGGGGGCGGCGTAA